In Mytilus trossulus isolate FHL-02 chromosome 6, PNRI_Mtr1.1.1.hap1, whole genome shotgun sequence, a single window of DNA contains:
- the LOC134722712 gene encoding uncharacterized protein LOC134722712 has protein sequence MEASNILKLLCCLLCVADHDVTGIPYPGDDASVPELVQYYHQLCYTSLQICGFLLFVHGTFMSCSMLKRLKRRLNIRRRNNQSPLPTVVRTILALHRNGLSNVGYRYMWRTLNIGFGLCVTQSRARLCLRTIDQQGVLNRSRRVLRRRVYYNRGPNYLIHVDGYDKLKPYGIAIHGAIDGYSRKLLWLIASPSNNNPRYVGYWYLNWIKQRKMLPRVVRSDAGTENVIMRDLQRSLRHNQNDEMSGQNSFLVGRSVANQRIERLWGTLKTSFTQFWRNRFQDFQDTGLLNVSCPVHKECVRFLFPLRYPTSIGHVC, from the coding sequence TTACTCTGTTGTCTCCTTTGTGTTGCTGATCATGACGTTACAGGAATACCTTACCCAGGCGATGATGCTTCTGTGCCTGAACTAGTCCAATACTATCATCAATTATGCTACACGTCCCTTCAAATATGTGGATTTCTTTTGTTTGTCCACGGAACATTCATGAGTTGTTCCATGTTAAAAAGACTTAAGAGAAGATTAAATATCAGACGGCGTAACAACCAGTCGCCATTACCTACAGTTGTAAGGACAATCCTGGCTTTACACCGTAATGGCCTGTCTAATGTTGGATACAGGTATATGTGGAGGACTCTGAACATAGGCTTTGGACTTTGCGTCACACAATCAAGAGCAAGGCTTTGCTTAAGAACAATAGACCAACAGGGTGTACTCAACAGATCGCGTCGAGTTCTTCGAAGGAGAGTGTACTACAATAGAGGACCAAACTATCTGATTCATGTCGATGGTTACGATAAATTAAAACCCTACGGCATAGCTATACATGGGGCAATCGATGGATACTCTCGTAAACTTTTATGGTTGATAGCAAGTCCCTCCAACAATAACCCCAGATATGTCGGTTACTGGTATCTTAATTGGATCAAACAAAGAAAGATGCTTCCAAGGGTTGTTCGATCGGATGCAGGAACAGAAAACGTCATAATGAGGGATTTACAAAGATCGTTGCGACATAATCAAAACGATGAAATGTCGGGACAAAATTCTTTTCTCGTCGGCAGATCTGTTGCAAATCAAAGAATAGAAAGGCTTTGGGGTACACTAAAAACGAGTTTCACCCAGTTTTGGAGAAACCGTTTCCAGGATTTCCAAGACACTGGACTTCTTAATGTATCGTGTCCAGTACATAAAGAATGTGTTCGATTTTTGTTTCCTCTCCGTTATCCAACATCAATTGGACATGTTTGCTGA